In one window of Hymenobacter nivis DNA:
- a CDS encoding hybrid sensor histidine kinase/response regulator transcription factor, translated as MLVLAGLGAHAQDTPPGELRFEHITVDQGLSHSDAMCMAQDHDGFIWVGTNRGINRYDGYQLKSYALPINPGDGQSGNRIKALLVAPSGQLWVGAERAGLSRYDAAHDTFVPLATAALPPAYRALARRLSLSDVTTLATDAQGSLWVGTAQDGLFVLTLDGQGQPLALRQLPPTAAGRPSLAGITSLVLDAERNAWVGTLGAGLVVVRTAEPGLPAEATSLALPVSALCLDRRGDLWAGTEQQLFWVPAADRRAGHALAAHALPRRYPRIQALHLDSFGRLWAGTLYGLYVWEAGPATGTAPPLQTTRPTLLLPRDGEPHRINSERVHQIFEDQHQLVWLCASAGGLNKVDLRQRAFGQLRHQLTGRPTLSNANNYVNAVYKEEAANTLWFGSRNGVSAYDLAGHTYRNYLNQQSDTVRGVDVATIFRAADGTLWFGTRDNGLVALRRTGGHERLTTYRRLPDGFDLSTTSIEHLAQDGRGTLWVATFSGGLLRFSPDGRLLGRYCQARSGLPTSQFTYLLYDAQRDVLWASTRNAGLLKLRPTADSLRLLAQYQYAPGLPNSLRVNYVWPLLLGKNGALWIGTIGGGLHQLTTDAQGRDAVCSFASSLPETDVESLLPDDAGNLWIGGTGLYRFTPATRQYLRYDVADGLQSNAFKIGAAARGADGTLYFGGINGINYFQPAAIQANPYPPVVQFTGLRVMNQSVAVGQSLNGRVLLPRPLTWPQTLTIKPSENDFSVEFVALNYTNPQKTHYAYRLLGYRPGWVRPGPGQRTASFANLPPGRYTLEVKADNGEGVWAKTPATVQFEVLAPWYKTGWAYLLYAAALLGAIALYRRAEMAQQNLRNKLALEHFQVEKEKELTNLKLGFFTNVSHELRTPLTLILGPMEELIGAHDPVSGLRDKLLLMHKQTRKLFDLVNQLLDFRKVESGNVPLRASYGPVLRLVAEVFAAFEQKAAERRLTYLLDLPAEDVGLYFDRSKLEIILTNLLANAFKYTPEGGRIEVAATVVGTPGGKAVFAGGLPLGNYLEISVVDTGTGIAAAELAHIFDPYYQASHTDTLRMTGTGIGLSLVKQFAERHGGGIQVESQVGAGSTFRLLLPFGQAHLHPADVLPPDTELATPAEPLPGAALDSEDADALPLANEPVTLASLPRLLVVEDSDEVRQYLQQLFAPSFEVLAAADGLEGWEMALSQLPSLIVSDVMMPRSDGLELCRRLKQHPKTSHIPVLLLTARTAALHEVEGLGLGADDYVSKPFNPQLLQAKVAALLRNRRQLREYYQRQLLLEPTEAVIPDADRTFLEQAMRTVEQHLTDPTFSVLVLAGELCMSQSVLYRRLKSITGQTVVEFIRDVRMKRAAQLLAQPQLRVSEAAFQVGVENVKYFSKTFQKIYGVAPSEYARQHRPPHDEVVESTWPRVE; from the coding sequence ATGCTCGTGCTAGCTGGGCTAGGGGCGCACGCCCAGGACACCCCGCCGGGCGAACTGCGCTTCGAGCACATCACCGTCGACCAGGGCCTCTCGCACAGCGATGCCATGTGCATGGCGCAGGACCACGACGGCTTCATCTGGGTGGGCACCAACCGGGGCATCAACCGCTATGACGGCTATCAATTAAAGTCCTACGCCCTACCCATCAACCCCGGCGATGGGCAGTCAGGCAACCGCATCAAGGCGCTGCTGGTGGCACCCAGCGGCCAACTCTGGGTAGGGGCCGAGCGGGCGGGCCTTAGCCGCTACGATGCTGCGCACGATACTTTTGTGCCCCTGGCAACAGCCGCGCTACCGCCCGCCTACCGGGCGCTGGCCCGCCGCCTGTCCCTGAGCGACGTGACGACCCTGGCCACCGACGCCCAGGGCAGCCTGTGGGTGGGCACCGCGCAGGACGGGCTTTTTGTGCTGACGCTCGACGGGCAGGGCCAGCCGCTGGCCCTGCGCCAGCTGCCGCCCACGGCCGCCGGTCGCCCCAGCTTGGCCGGTATCACAAGCCTGGTACTTGATGCCGAGCGCAACGCCTGGGTAGGCACGCTGGGCGCGGGCCTGGTAGTGGTGCGCACCGCCGAGCCCGGCCTGCCGGCAGAAGCTACTTCGCTGGCGCTGCCCGTGAGTGCGCTGTGCCTTGACCGCCGTGGCGACCTGTGGGCGGGTACCGAACAGCAACTGTTTTGGGTGCCGGCTGCCGACCGCCGGGCCGGGCACGCGCTGGCCGCCCACGCCTTGCCCCGCCGTTACCCGCGCATCCAGGCCCTGCATCTCGACTCGTTCGGGCGCTTGTGGGCGGGCACCCTCTACGGCCTTTACGTGTGGGAGGCGGGGCCCGCCACCGGCACCGCGCCCCCTTTGCAAACCACTCGCCCGACCCTACTGCTGCCCCGCGACGGAGAGCCCCACCGCATTAATTCGGAGCGAGTGCACCAGATTTTTGAGGACCAGCACCAGCTGGTGTGGCTCTGCGCCTCGGCTGGGGGGCTCAATAAGGTGGACCTGCGCCAGCGGGCCTTCGGGCAACTCCGGCACCAACTCACGGGCCGCCCTACCTTGTCCAACGCCAATAACTACGTCAATGCTGTCTATAAGGAGGAAGCTGCGAACACGCTGTGGTTTGGCTCACGCAACGGCGTATCAGCCTACGACCTAGCGGGCCACACCTACCGCAACTACCTCAACCAGCAGTCGGATACGGTGCGGGGCGTGGACGTGGCAACCATCTTCCGGGCCGCCGACGGTACCCTTTGGTTTGGTACCCGCGACAACGGCCTGGTGGCGCTGCGCCGTACGGGTGGGCACGAGCGCCTCACCACCTACCGCCGCCTACCCGATGGTTTCGACCTGAGCACTACCAGCATCGAGCACCTAGCTCAGGATGGACGGGGTACGCTCTGGGTAGCCACGTTTTCGGGCGGTCTGCTGCGCTTCAGCCCCGATGGCCGCCTATTGGGCCGCTACTGCCAAGCCCGTAGTGGCCTGCCCACTAGCCAGTTTACCTACTTGCTCTACGATGCCCAACGCGACGTGCTGTGGGCCAGCACCCGCAATGCGGGCCTGCTCAAGCTGCGCCCCACCGCCGACTCGCTGCGCCTGCTGGCACAGTATCAGTACGCCCCCGGCTTACCCAATAGCCTGCGCGTCAACTACGTGTGGCCCTTGCTGCTGGGTAAGAACGGGGCGCTTTGGATTGGTACCATCGGCGGGGGGTTGCACCAGCTCACCACCGATGCGCAGGGTCGCGACGCGGTGTGCTCCTTCGCCTCCTCCCTGCCCGAAACCGACGTGGAGAGCCTGCTGCCCGACGACGCAGGCAACCTCTGGATAGGTGGTACCGGCCTCTACCGCTTCACGCCTGCTACCCGCCAATACCTGCGCTACGATGTAGCCGACGGCCTTCAAAGTAATGCTTTCAAGATTGGGGCGGCGGCACGTGGGGCCGATGGCACGCTGTATTTCGGGGGTATCAACGGGATTAACTACTTCCAGCCGGCGGCTATTCAGGCCAATCCCTACCCCCCCGTGGTGCAGTTCACGGGCCTGCGAGTGATGAACCAGTCCGTAGCCGTGGGCCAATCGTTGAACGGTCGCGTACTGCTGCCCCGGCCCCTCACCTGGCCCCAGACCCTCACGATTAAGCCTTCGGAAAACGATTTTTCGGTGGAGTTCGTGGCCCTCAACTACACTAACCCGCAGAAAACGCACTACGCCTACCGCCTGCTCGGCTACCGCCCCGGCTGGGTGCGCCCCGGCCCCGGCCAACGCACGGCTAGCTTCGCCAACCTACCGCCCGGCCGCTACACGCTGGAGGTGAAAGCCGATAACGGCGAGGGGGTGTGGGCCAAAACCCCGGCCACCGTGCAGTTCGAGGTGCTGGCCCCGTGGTACAAAACCGGGTGGGCCTACCTGCTCTACGCTGCCGCCCTGCTGGGGGCCATCGCCCTGTACCGCCGCGCAGAAATGGCTCAGCAAAACCTGCGCAATAAGCTGGCCCTTGAGCATTTCCAGGTCGAGAAAGAAAAGGAGCTGACCAATCTCAAGCTCGGCTTTTTCACCAACGTGAGCCACGAGCTGCGTACCCCGCTCACCCTCATTCTAGGGCCAATGGAGGAGCTAATCGGGGCGCACGATCCCGTGAGTGGCCTGCGCGACAAGTTGCTGCTCATGCACAAGCAAACGCGCAAGCTCTTTGATTTGGTGAACCAGCTGCTCGATTTTCGGAAGGTGGAAAGCGGCAACGTGCCGCTGCGGGCCAGTTACGGCCCGGTGCTGCGCTTGGTAGCCGAAGTATTCGCGGCCTTTGAACAGAAGGCCGCCGAGCGTCGCCTCACGTACCTGCTCGACTTGCCCGCCGAAGATGTCGGGCTGTACTTCGACCGCAGCAAGCTTGAAATTATCCTCACCAACCTGCTGGCCAATGCCTTCAAGTACACGCCCGAGGGCGGGCGCATCGAGGTAGCGGCCACGGTAGTGGGCACGCCCGGCGGCAAGGCGGTGTTTGCCGGGGGCCTGCCGCTGGGCAATTACTTGGAAATAAGCGTGGTGGACACCGGCACGGGTATCGCGGCGGCCGAACTTGCGCACATTTTTGACCCCTATTACCAGGCTTCGCACACCGATACGCTGCGCATGACGGGCACTGGCATCGGGCTCTCGCTAGTGAAGCAATTTGCGGAGCGCCACGGCGGCGGCATCCAGGTCGAAAGCCAGGTAGGGGCGGGCAGTACGTTCCGGCTGCTGCTGCCCTTCGGCCAGGCCCATTTGCACCCCGCCGATGTCCTTCCTCCCGATACCGAGTTAGCTACGCCTGCCGAGCCGCTGCCTGGAGCGGCCTTGGATTCAGAAGACGCCGACGCGCTACCCCTCGCCAACGAGCCCGTGACGCTGGCCAGTCTACCCCGCCTGTTGGTGGTGGAAGACAGCGATGAGGTGCGCCAGTACTTGCAGCAACTCTTCGCGCCTAGCTTTGAGGTGCTGGCCGCCGCCGATGGCCTCGAAGGCTGGGAGATGGCTCTGTCGCAGCTTCCCAGCCTAATTGTGAGCGATGTCATGATGCCTCGCAGCGACGGCCTAGAGCTGTGCCGCCGCCTCAAGCAGCACCCCAAAACCAGCCACATCCCGGTGCTGCTGCTCACCGCTCGTACCGCCGCCCTGCACGAAGTAGAGGGCCTCGGCCTTGGGGCCGACGACTACGTAAGCAAGCCCTTTAACCCGCAATTGTTACAAGCCAAGGTGGCTGCCCTGCTGCGTAACCGCCGCCAATTGCGCGAGTACTACCAGCGCCAGCTGCTGCTGGAGCCCACCGAAGCCGTTATCCCCGACGCCGACCGTACTTTTCTGGAGCAGGCTATGCGCACGGTCGAGCAACACCTCACCGACCCCACTTTCAGCGTGCTGGTGCTGGCCGGAGAGCTATGTATGAGCCAATCGGTGCTTTACCGCCGTCTCAAGAGCATTACTGGCCAAACAGTAGTAGAGTTTATCCGCGACGTGCGCATGAAGCGTGCCGCCCAACTGCTAGCCCAGCCCCAACTGCGGGTGTCGGAGGCAGCCTTTCAGGTAGGAGTTGAAAACGTCAAATACTTCAGCAAGACCTTCCAGAAAATCTACGGGGTAGCACCTTCCGAATATGCCCGCCAGCACCGCCCACCCCACGACGAGGTGGTCGAATCAACGTGGCCACGGGTTGAGTAA
- a CDS encoding glycoside hydrolase family 35 protein: MRNVSFSQSLLSLLLAASLAGAGPAPRRPAPKPAPAHTFALGPNHFLLDGQPLQLISGEMHYTRIPREAWRGRLKMAKAMGLNTIGTYVFWNVHEPQPGKYDFTGNNDVAAFVKMAQEEDLWVVLRPSPYVCAEWEFGGYPYWLQNVPGLKVRSQEPQYVAAYKRYIEAVGKQLAPLQVGHGGPILMVQIENEYGSYGSDKQYLALNKQLFEAAGFDGVLYTCDPAKDVAAGHLPGLLPAVNGVDKPREVRRLVQANHDGKGPYYIAEWYPAWFDWWGTPHHTVPAEKYATPLDSVLRAGLSINMYMFHGGTTRGFMNGANFKGDTSHYEPQVSSYDYDAPLDEAGNATAKFRAFRQVIAKYRPANQPLPPVPAAKPSVALPAMQLTRTVSLLDRLPTPIASVKPLTFEQLKQAYGFVLYRTTVAGGGEKLLKIHDLRDYAVVMVNGQRVGTLDRRERQDSMRVPLPAGPVQLDILVENLGRVNFGEYMLQNNKGITKSVSLGGRELSGWKMYGLPFDQAPAVAKASSAAPTASTGPVLRAGTFNMAVPADTYLDLRQWGKGVVWVNGHHLGRYWAIGPQQTLYLPAEWLKKGQNDITVLELLKPQQATLASLDHPILNELRPSAAATTVAP, from the coding sequence ATGCGAAACGTTTCCTTTTCCCAAAGCCTGCTTTCCCTGCTGCTGGCCGCCAGCCTGGCCGGGGCTGGGCCCGCACCGCGCCGGCCGGCCCCGAAGCCCGCGCCCGCTCACACCTTCGCCTTGGGCCCCAACCACTTTTTGCTCGATGGCCAGCCTTTGCAACTGATATCGGGCGAGATGCACTACACCCGCATTCCGCGCGAGGCTTGGCGCGGTCGCCTCAAAATGGCCAAGGCGATGGGCCTGAACACCATCGGCACCTACGTGTTCTGGAACGTGCACGAGCCCCAGCCGGGCAAGTACGACTTCACGGGCAACAACGACGTTGCGGCCTTCGTGAAAATGGCTCAGGAGGAAGACCTATGGGTAGTGCTGCGGCCCAGCCCTTACGTATGCGCCGAGTGGGAATTTGGCGGCTACCCTTACTGGCTCCAGAACGTACCCGGCCTGAAGGTGCGCAGCCAGGAACCCCAGTACGTGGCGGCGTACAAGCGTTACATCGAGGCCGTGGGCAAGCAGCTCGCCCCGCTGCAAGTGGGCCACGGGGGTCCCATACTGATGGTGCAGATTGAAAACGAGTATGGTTCCTACGGATCTGACAAGCAGTACTTAGCACTAAATAAGCAGCTGTTTGAAGCCGCTGGTTTCGACGGCGTGCTTTACACCTGCGACCCGGCCAAGGACGTGGCCGCCGGCCACCTGCCCGGCCTGCTGCCCGCCGTCAATGGCGTGGACAAGCCCCGAGAGGTACGCCGCTTGGTGCAGGCCAACCACGACGGCAAGGGGCCCTATTATATTGCCGAGTGGTACCCGGCGTGGTTCGACTGGTGGGGCACGCCACACCACACAGTGCCTGCGGAGAAGTATGCCACTCCGCTCGACTCGGTGCTGCGGGCCGGGTTGTCGATTAATATGTACATGTTTCACGGCGGCACCACGCGCGGGTTTATGAACGGGGCCAATTTCAAGGGCGACACCTCGCACTACGAGCCCCAGGTGAGCAGCTACGACTACGACGCCCCGCTCGACGAAGCCGGTAATGCTACGGCTAAGTTCCGCGCCTTCCGCCAGGTCATTGCCAAGTACCGGCCGGCTAACCAGCCCCTCCCCCCCGTGCCGGCGGCCAAGCCCAGCGTGGCGCTGCCGGCCATGCAGCTCACACGCACAGTTAGCCTGCTCGACCGCCTACCCACCCCCATCGCCAGCGTCAAGCCCCTCACCTTCGAGCAGTTAAAACAGGCGTACGGCTTCGTACTCTACCGTACTACCGTAGCTGGGGGCGGCGAAAAGCTGCTCAAAATCCACGACTTGCGCGACTACGCCGTGGTGATGGTAAATGGCCAGCGTGTGGGTACGCTTGACCGCCGCGAGCGCCAGGACAGTATGCGCGTGCCGCTGCCGGCTGGGCCGGTACAACTGGATATTCTGGTCGAAAACCTGGGCCGCGTCAATTTTGGAGAGTACATGCTTCAGAACAACAAAGGCATCACCAAAAGCGTGAGCCTGGGCGGGCGCGAGCTGAGCGGTTGGAAGATGTACGGCCTACCCTTCGACCAAGCCCCGGCCGTAGCCAAGGCGAGCAGCGCGGCCCCCACGGCCAGCACCGGGCCGGTGCTGCGGGCAGGCACCTTTAATATGGCCGTGCCCGCCGACACCTACCTCGACCTGCGCCAGTGGGGCAAGGGTGTGGTGTGGGTGAACGGCCACCACCTGGGCCGCTATTGGGCCATCGGCCCCCAGCAAACCCTGTACTTACCGGCTGAGTGGCTTAAAAAAGGCCAGAACGACATTACGGTACTGGAGCTGCTCAAGCCCCAACAGGCTACCCTGGCTAGCCTCGACCATCCGATTCTCAACGAGCTGCGCCCAAGCGCGGCAGCCACAACCGTCGCGCCTTAA